From the Nodularia sp. NIES-3585 genome, one window contains:
- a CDS encoding DUF2605 domain-containing protein, translating to MRDSNLPGAEMLKTVLEPLLEDFNYWFARSRELLETGQLSFMSHEEQSDLLLRVKQAQDELNAAKMLFTATDGQVGIEMTTLMPWHRLVTECWNVSMRFRQAREA from the coding sequence ATGCGAGACTCGAATTTACCAGGGGCTGAGATGCTGAAAACGGTATTAGAACCTCTGCTGGAGGATTTTAATTATTGGTTTGCGCGATCGCGTGAATTGTTAGAAACCGGGCAACTCTCATTTATGAGTCACGAAGAGCAATCAGATTTACTTTTGCGAGTCAAGCAAGCGCAAGATGAATTAAACGCAGCCAAGATGCTATTTACAGCCACAGATGGACAAGTCGGGATTGAGATGACCACCTTGATGCCTTGGCACCGATTGGTAACAGAATGCTGGAATGTATCAATGCGCTTTCGTCAGGCACGAGAAGCCTGA
- the thrS gene encoding threonine--tRNA ligase, protein MVQQPMSPNSSFVQSEQPEKIYLPRTSESEKLKQIRHTASHVMAMAVQKLFPKAQVTIGPWIENGFYYDFDSPEPFSENDLKAIKKEMVKIINRKLPVLREEVSRGEAEKRISEIQEPYKLEILGDIKEEPITIYHLGNEWWDLCAGPHIENTSELNPKAIELESVAGAYWRGDETKAQLQRIYATAWESPEQLAEYKRRKEEALRRDHRKLGKELGLFIFSEQVGPGLPLWTPKGTLLRSVLEDFLKKEQLKRGYLPVVTPHIARVDLFKTSGHWQKYKEDMFPLMSDDEEAAALEQGFVLKPMNCPFHIQIYKSELRSYRELPIRFAEFGTVYRYEQSGELGGLTRVRGFTVDDSHLFVTPEQLDSEFLNVVDLILSVFKSLQLKNFKARLSFRDPASDKYIGSNEVWDKAEGAIRRAVEKLGMNYFEGIGEAAFYGPKLDFIFSDALEREWQLGTVQVDYNLPERFDLEYVAEDGSRQRPVMIHRAPFGSLERLIGILIEEYAGDFPLWLAPVQARLLPVGEAQLDFAKDVAAKMVAEGIRAEVDTSGDRLGKIIRNAEKQKIPVMAVIGAKEVESNSLSIRTRASGDLGSIPVNYVLEKLQEAITKFEDLQINSIPEESKLENCKIDVTNTNTEILPVGNQPIYSRKSLLYVAAFVLYLAVMWVTWQLIQ, encoded by the coding sequence ATGGTTCAGCAGCCGATGTCGCCAAATTCATCTTTCGTTCAATCAGAACAACCTGAAAAAATTTATTTACCGCGTACCAGCGAATCGGAAAAATTAAAGCAGATTCGCCACACAGCTTCCCACGTAATGGCAATGGCGGTACAAAAGCTGTTTCCTAAAGCGCAAGTTACAATCGGTCCCTGGATTGAAAACGGTTTTTACTACGACTTCGATAGTCCAGAACCATTTAGCGAAAATGATTTGAAAGCCATCAAGAAAGAGATGGTGAAGATTATTAATCGCAAATTGCCAGTTCTGCGGGAAGAAGTCAGTCGAGGAGAGGCTGAAAAAAGAATCTCAGAAATTCAAGAACCTTACAAACTCGAAATCCTGGGAGATATTAAAGAAGAACCCATCACAATTTACCATTTGGGGAATGAATGGTGGGATTTGTGCGCTGGTCCTCATATAGAAAACACCAGCGAATTAAACCCCAAAGCTATTGAATTAGAAAGTGTGGCTGGGGCTTATTGGCGCGGTGATGAAACCAAGGCGCAATTACAACGCATCTATGCTACTGCTTGGGAAAGTCCAGAACAACTGGCTGAGTATAAGCGGCGCAAAGAGGAAGCGCTACGAAGAGATCACCGTAAACTCGGTAAGGAACTGGGATTATTTATATTTTCCGAGCAAGTGGGGCCGGGTTTACCTTTGTGGACTCCTAAAGGTACTTTGTTGCGGAGTGTTTTAGAAGATTTCCTCAAGAAGGAACAGCTAAAGCGGGGTTATTTACCTGTGGTAACGCCGCATATTGCGAGAGTCGATTTATTTAAAACTTCTGGACACTGGCAAAAGTATAAGGAAGATATGTTTCCTTTGATGTCGGATGATGAGGAAGCCGCAGCTTTAGAGCAGGGTTTTGTCCTCAAGCCGATGAATTGTCCCTTCCATATCCAAATATACAAGAGTGAGTTACGTTCCTATAGGGAATTACCAATTAGATTTGCCGAATTTGGTACTGTTTACCGCTACGAACAATCAGGAGAATTGGGTGGTTTAACCAGAGTGCGCGGTTTTACTGTGGATGATTCCCACCTGTTTGTCACTCCTGAACAGCTAGACAGTGAATTTCTCAACGTGGTGGATTTGATTTTGTCGGTGTTTAAGAGTCTGCAACTGAAGAATTTTAAAGCTAGACTCAGTTTCCGCGATCCAGCCAGTGATAAGTATATTGGTTCTAATGAAGTTTGGGATAAAGCCGAAGGTGCAATTCGCCGCGCTGTGGAAAAGTTGGGAATGAATTACTTTGAGGGAATTGGGGAAGCGGCGTTTTATGGTCCTAAACTAGATTTTATCTTTAGTGATGCTTTAGAACGGGAATGGCAATTAGGAACTGTTCAGGTAGATTACAACTTACCAGAACGCTTTGATTTGGAATACGTGGCTGAAGATGGTTCCCGCCAACGTCCAGTAATGATTCACCGTGCGCCGTTTGGTTCTCTAGAACGGCTGATTGGGATTTTGATTGAAGAGTATGCTGGAGATTTCCCTTTATGGTTAGCACCTGTACAAGCGAGATTGTTACCAGTGGGTGAAGCACAGCTAGATTTTGCTAAAGATGTCGCCGCGAAAATGGTGGCTGAGGGTATCCGTGCAGAAGTCGATACCAGTGGCGATCGCTTGGGTAAAATCATCCGCAATGCAGAGAAGCAAAAAATACCAGTTATGGCGGTGATCGGAGCTAAAGAAGTTGAATCTAACAGCTTGAGTATCCGTACCCGTGCTTCTGGGGATTTAGGTAGTATTCCTGTCAATTATGTTTTGGAGAAATTACAAGAGGCAATAACTAAGTTTGAGGATCTTCAAATTAATTCAATACCAGAGGAATCTAAACTGGAAAACTGCAAAATTGATGTGACAAATACAAACACTGAAATATTACCAGTTGGTAACCAACCTATTTACTCTAGGAAATCTTTGCTTTATGTTGCCGCTTTTGTACTATACTTAGCTGTAATGTGGGTAACGTGGCAATTGATACAGTAG
- a CDS encoding DICT sensory domain-containing protein, with the protein MSISSSVLSDLLRFIPYLRPQLYFKASLTALSHAMEDQVLAATLDQPLVIASFQRERYYRQEAHRYQRLAMRSNQIYVLSAPETDFANSSEYYEKVAFEPEDALSQEWHLVVVADNYATCLVCRESLGSITKNQQLREFSPSLDMDTARRFEGVWTSERGVSIKAADLLLERILVYRPDLGDKIKQARQRFCIGETRNYSPTEQVTEFACDIDTDPFVQRLVTYLQASQYKLHKAYRSITAQARKERLVNSISTAIRRSLDPHEVLQVAAQELGQHLGASRCLIYRAQATDAQADIKHEFLIPGVLPVGGQTWQLDENPLFQEAVQNGEGVCVADTLSDPRVTKSQKLSSIAQKFAIRSWLIEPVFFQGRLLGIVELHYCSVPPHEWQAGELDLVKAIATQMGAALIQAEAYANLEDLNQQLEALDRTRSNLIAITGHELRTPLSTIQVCLESLATEPDMPLELQQVMLSTALSDSERMRKLVQDFLTLSNLESGRVQWHPESLTLQECVDLALSRLRTRTSEEKPPQVKTQIAENLPLVRADGDWLVEVIAKLMDNACKFTLPEGKITITATQNSNQMVEVTVADTGRGIEPNRLEIVFDRFYQEEGALRRTTGGTGLGLAISRQIVTGWGGEIWAESNGKDQGSQFHFTVPIAQVSYEEKRPKVKSKL; encoded by the coding sequence ATGAGCATTTCGTCTTCCGTGCTGAGTGATCTGCTACGATTCATACCCTACCTGCGACCCCAGCTATATTTCAAGGCTTCACTAACAGCTCTTTCCCACGCGATGGAAGATCAAGTTTTGGCTGCGACTTTGGACCAGCCCTTGGTAATTGCTAGCTTCCAACGAGAGCGATACTATCGCCAAGAAGCTCATCGCTATCAGCGTTTAGCTATGCGTAGTAATCAAATATACGTCTTATCCGCACCAGAGACGGACTTTGCCAACAGTTCGGAATATTATGAAAAGGTGGCCTTTGAGCCAGAAGATGCCTTAAGTCAAGAATGGCATTTGGTGGTAGTTGCTGATAACTATGCTACTTGCCTAGTGTGCCGGGAAAGCCTGGGTTCTATTACGAAAAACCAGCAGCTACGAGAATTTAGCCCTAGTCTAGATATGGACACAGCTCGGAGGTTTGAGGGAGTCTGGACATCGGAACGGGGAGTTAGCATCAAAGCAGCTGATTTGCTCTTAGAGAGAATTTTGGTTTACAGACCAGACCTGGGAGACAAAATTAAACAGGCTCGCCAGAGATTTTGTATCGGGGAAACCAGAAATTATTCCCCAACAGAACAAGTGACTGAATTTGCTTGTGACATCGACACTGACCCCTTTGTGCAGCGCTTGGTGACTTATCTGCAAGCTAGCCAGTATAAATTGCACAAAGCCTATCGTTCGATCACTGCCCAAGCACGAAAAGAGCGTTTGGTCAACTCTATTAGTACAGCGATTCGGCGATCGCTTGACCCCCACGAAGTCCTACAAGTGGCTGCACAAGAACTAGGACAGCACTTAGGGGCTAGTCGCTGTTTAATTTACCGCGCGCAAGCTACAGATGCCCAGGCAGATATTAAACATGAGTTTTTGATTCCTGGTGTTTTACCTGTGGGTGGGCAAACTTGGCAGTTAGATGAAAATCCTTTATTTCAAGAAGCAGTCCAAAATGGTGAGGGCGTTTGTGTAGCTGATACGCTCAGTGACCCTCGTGTGACCAAATCCCAGAAACTGTCGTCAATTGCCCAAAAATTTGCCATTCGTTCTTGGTTAATCGAACCAGTATTTTTTCAAGGACGGTTGTTAGGCATTGTGGAACTGCATTATTGCAGTGTACCGCCACACGAGTGGCAAGCAGGAGAACTAGATTTGGTGAAGGCGATCGCTACCCAAATGGGCGCAGCTTTAATCCAAGCCGAGGCTTACGCTAACCTAGAAGACCTGAACCAGCAGCTAGAAGCCCTAGACCGCACCCGCAGCAACTTAATCGCCATCACCGGACACGAACTCCGCACGCCCCTATCGACAATTCAGGTGTGCTTGGAAAGTCTGGCGACTGAACCCGATATGCCTTTAGAGTTGCAGCAGGTAATGCTGAGTACTGCACTTTCCGACTCAGAACGAATGCGGAAACTGGTGCAAGATTTCCTCACCCTGTCTAACTTAGAAAGCGGACGGGTACAATGGCATCCAGAATCCCTGACTTTACAAGAATGTGTGGATTTAGCCCTCAGCCGACTTCGCACCCGGACTTCAGAAGAGAAACCCCCCCAAGTCAAAACTCAAATTGCCGAAAATCTGCCTTTAGTGAGAGCTGATGGTGATTGGCTGGTGGAGGTAATTGCCAAACTGATGGATAATGCTTGTAAATTTACACTGCCTGAGGGCAAAATTACGATTACCGCCACCCAAAACAGCAATCAGATGGTGGAGGTGACTGTGGCTGATACGGGACGTGGTATTGAACCCAATCGCCTAGAAATAGTGTTTGACCGCTTTTATCAGGAAGAAGGAGCGCTGCGGCGTACCACTGGCGGAACGGGCTTGGGACTAGCAATTAGTCGTCAAATTGTCACTGGCTGGGGTGGGGAAATTTGGGCAGAATCCAATGGTAAAGACCAAGGTAGCCAGTTTCATTTCACCGTTCCTATCGCTCAGGTGAGTTATGAGGAGAAGCGACCAAAAGTCAAGAGTAAGTTGTAA
- a CDS encoding DUF29 domain-containing protein: MVTPIIQPATQSLYDQDYYLWLRTTINQLRTGQFPAVDLDNLLEELENMGRSQKRTIKSLLIKLLEHLLKLKCWDGERERNQGHWKGEIRTFRRQIQDELKDSPSLKPYILEIFDQCYQEARKEASDRSQLIIDIFPLIPIASLEQILDENWFPEYHSKL; this comes from the coding sequence ATGGTGACACCAATAATACAACCAGCAACTCAAAGTTTATATGACCAAGATTATTATCTGTGGCTGAGGACAACTATTAACCAACTTCGCACGGGACAGTTTCCTGCGGTTGATTTGGATAATTTGTTGGAAGAGTTAGAAAATATGGGGAGAAGTCAGAAGCGCACAATTAAAAGTTTATTGATTAAGCTTCTGGAACATCTACTAAAACTCAAGTGTTGGGATGGGGAGAGAGAACGAAATCAAGGACATTGGAAAGGGGAGATTAGGACGTTCCGCAGACAGATACAAGATGAACTTAAAGATAGTCCTAGTTTGAAGCCTTACATTTTAGAAATATTCGATCAATGTTATCAAGAAGCGAGAAAAGAAGCAAGCGATCGCTCTCAACTAATAATTGACATCTTTCCCCTCATCCCCATTGCTTCCTTAGAACAAATCTTAGATGAAAACTGGTTTCCCGAATATCACTCAAAACTGTAA
- a CDS encoding amylo-alpha-1,6-glucosidase codes for MTLDTLTTPEEISLDGKTFTPAAQLPIPEWPSVVSERPQPTLTVKDDDLFLVTDTMGNISGCSLQDGNPNVGLFCADTRFLNRLELQIAGRSPILLSSTAEKGFAISVLCTNPNIDEHLKAETIGIRREIVLNGALFEEIEISNYSTTNVSFELSISFDADFVDLFEVRGTQREQRGKFLHLVESTSEEKAAFGGHGVSSGHPPREKSLTLAYQGLDGLLMESRIQFQYRQPDDFQGYTAIWRLDLASHETQKLGYRVNMLTNNQPSSTVSAAFTLVQAKAAELMEEQQWIQQITQIRSDKSLFNRVIERAEQDMYLLRQSFGKYKTVSAGVPWFSALFGRDSLITASQTLMLNPQIAKETLMILASYQGKTVDDWREEEPGKILHELRFGEMARCEEIPHTPYYGTVDATPLWLMLYAEYYAWTHDQETLEKLWPNALAAMEWIDHHLKQSSYLTYYRKSKRGLANQGWKDSGDCIVDHKGELANGPIALSEVQAYVYAAKIHLAEIAKTKKRLDLAERWLDEARHLKVRFNQDFWIKDQDFCALALDGDGNQVESITSNPGHCLNLGIFTPEKAYSVAERLRAPDMFNGWGIRTLSSLSPAYNPMGYHIGSVWPHDNSLTAMGLRSLGLIDQALEVFQGLFDMTSQQPYQRPPELFCGYERNGDHAPVQYPVACSPQAWATGTIFQLLQMVVNLVPDAQNNCLRIIHPTLPESINRLSFHNLKVGATLLDLDFERSGSTTACRVVKKRGNLRVVIEA; via the coding sequence ATGACACTGGATACACTGACGACCCCAGAAGAAATTTCTTTGGATGGCAAAACTTTTACTCCCGCAGCACAATTACCTATACCGGAATGGCCTTCTGTGGTGAGTGAAAGACCACAACCAACTCTGACGGTTAAAGATGATGATTTATTTTTAGTGACTGATACAATGGGGAACATTTCTGGCTGTTCCCTCCAGGATGGTAACCCCAACGTCGGATTATTTTGTGCTGACACCAGATTTCTGAATCGTTTAGAGTTGCAAATTGCCGGGCGATCGCCTATTCTTCTGAGCAGTACTGCTGAAAAAGGGTTTGCAATTTCAGTTCTGTGTACTAACCCGAATATTGACGAACACTTAAAAGCTGAAACCATCGGTATTCGTCGAGAAATTGTCCTCAATGGGGCGCTATTTGAAGAAATTGAAATATCTAATTACAGCACCACAAACGTCAGCTTTGAATTAAGTATCAGCTTCGATGCCGATTTTGTCGATTTATTTGAAGTTCGCGGTACTCAGAGAGAACAACGGGGTAAATTTTTACACTTAGTAGAATCGACATCTGAAGAAAAAGCAGCTTTTGGCGGTCATGGTGTTTCCTCTGGACATCCACCAAGAGAAAAATCCTTGACCTTAGCCTATCAAGGATTGGATGGCTTATTAATGGAATCCCGTATCCAATTCCAGTATCGCCAACCAGACGATTTCCAGGGTTACACTGCTATTTGGCGGTTAGATTTGGCTTCTCACGAAACCCAAAAGCTGGGTTACAGAGTCAATATGTTAACCAACAATCAACCCAGTTCTACAGTCAGTGCAGCTTTTACCTTAGTACAAGCCAAAGCGGCTGAGTTGATGGAAGAGCAACAATGGATACAGCAAATTACACAGATTAGATCAGATAAAAGTCTCTTTAATCGTGTAATTGAGCGCGCTGAACAAGATATGTATTTGTTGCGTCAGTCTTTTGGGAAGTATAAAACTGTTTCCGCCGGTGTCCCTTGGTTCTCAGCCTTGTTTGGGAGAGATTCCCTAATTACAGCTTCCCAAACTTTGATGCTAAATCCCCAAATTGCCAAAGAAACCTTGATGATATTAGCGTCGTACCAAGGTAAAACTGTGGATGACTGGCGCGAAGAAGAACCGGGGAAAATTTTACACGAGTTACGGTTTGGGGAAATGGCGCGTTGTGAAGAAATTCCCCATACACCTTACTACGGCACAGTTGATGCTACTCCCCTGTGGTTGATGTTGTATGCTGAATACTATGCTTGGACTCACGATCAAGAAACTCTAGAGAAACTGTGGCCGAATGCTCTCGCAGCGATGGAATGGATTGATCATCATCTTAAACAAAGTAGCTATTTGACTTACTACCGTAAATCAAAACGCGGTCTAGCTAACCAAGGTTGGAAAGATTCTGGTGACTGTATCGTAGACCACAAGGGTGAGTTAGCTAATGGTCCTATTGCTTTAAGTGAGGTACAAGCTTACGTTTACGCAGCCAAAATTCACCTAGCAGAAATAGCTAAGACAAAGAAGCGGCTAGACTTAGCAGAACGGTGGCTGGATGAGGCTAGACACCTCAAGGTGCGTTTTAATCAAGACTTTTGGATCAAAGACCAAGATTTCTGCGCCTTGGCTTTAGATGGGGACGGGAACCAAGTCGAAAGCATTACATCTAATCCGGGTCACTGTTTGAATTTAGGAATTTTCACACCGGAAAAAGCCTACAGTGTGGCGGAAAGATTACGAGCGCCGGATATGTTTAATGGCTGGGGTATTCGGACTCTGAGCAGTTTATCGCCAGCGTATAATCCCATGGGTTATCACATTGGTTCAGTTTGGCCTCATGATAATTCTCTCACTGCAATGGGATTGCGATCGCTTGGTTTAATTGATCAAGCTTTAGAAGTGTTCCAAGGTTTGTTTGATATGACTAGTCAACAACCATATCAACGTCCGCCAGAACTTTTTTGTGGTTATGAACGTAATGGTGACCATGCGCCTGTACAGTATCCAGTGGCTTGTTCACCGCAAGCTTGGGCGACTGGTACTATATTTCAATTGCTGCAAATGGTAGTTAATTTAGTCCCTGATGCTCAAAATAATTGCTTACGAATTATTCATCCTACTTTGCCAGAATCAATTAATCGTCTGTCTTTCCATAATCTGAAAGTTGGCGCTACTTTACTGGATTTGGATTTCGAGCGTTCTGGTAGTACTACTGCTTGTCGGGTTGTGAAAAAACGGGGTAATCTGCGGGTGGTTATTGAAGCGTAA
- the thrB gene encoding homoserine kinase, with amino-acid sequence MSVISSITVTVPATTANLGPGFDCIGAALTLYNKFKFTRLDEGGLIIDVTGAEAERVQTDESNLLYQAFLKLYQYIGQIPPSVNMEIQLGVPLARGLGSSATAIVGGLVGANQLAGAPLTQLQVMELAIAMEGHPDNVVPALLGGCRLAATSADNWSICDIPWNENIVPVLAIPDFELSTSEARQVLPTQVSRADAIFNTAHLGLLLRGLQTGKGEWLSTALQDRLHQPYRQALIPGYDAVNAAAMQAGAYGMVISGAGPTLLALVDQLHSQAVEAAMLSAWQSTGITATVRSLSLDTQGASYQG; translated from the coding sequence ATGTCTGTTATTTCTAGTATCACTGTTACCGTTCCCGCCACTACAGCTAACTTGGGGCCTGGTTTTGACTGTATCGGTGCAGCTTTAACGCTGTACAACAAGTTCAAATTCACTCGCCTGGATGAGGGTGGATTAATTATTGATGTCACAGGTGCAGAAGCTGAAAGAGTGCAAACCGATGAAAGTAATCTGCTGTATCAGGCTTTTCTCAAGTTATATCAATATATAGGACAGATACCGCCATCGGTAAACATGGAAATTCAGCTTGGTGTACCCTTAGCCAGAGGTTTGGGTAGTTCAGCGACAGCCATTGTCGGCGGGTTAGTGGGTGCGAATCAACTGGCGGGTGCGCCTTTGACTCAGTTACAGGTGATGGAATTAGCGATCGCCATGGAAGGACATCCTGATAATGTAGTACCAGCCCTATTGGGGGGATGTCGTCTCGCTGCTACCAGTGCTGATAATTGGTCAATTTGCGATATTCCCTGGAATGAAAATATTGTCCCAGTTCTAGCTATTCCTGACTTTGAGCTTTCCACCAGTGAAGCCCGGCAAGTTTTACCCACTCAAGTCAGTCGTGCAGATGCCATTTTCAACACAGCTCATCTGGGGTTATTATTGCGCGGTTTGCAAACAGGTAAGGGAGAATGGTTAAGCACAGCTTTACAAGATAGATTGCATCAACCATATCGCCAAGCTTTGATTCCTGGTTACGATGCTGTGAATGCAGCTGCAATGCAAGCTGGTGCTTATGGCATGGTAATTAGTGGTGCAGGGCCGACACTGTTAGCTTTAGTAGATCAGTTACATTCCCAGGCTGTAGAAGCGGCGATGTTATCAGCTTGGCAATCAACAGGAATTACAGCCACAGTGCGATCGCTTTCTCTGGATACCCAAGGTGCAAGCTACCAAGGATAA
- a CDS encoding Rpn family recombination-promoting nuclease/putative transposase — MRRDSIFYQLFQQSPTLLFELLTNPPANAQAYRFDSVAVKEPKFEIDGVFLPPENESPGVVYFCEVQFQKDEKLYERVFAESSLYFYRNSDRFSDWQAVIIYPSRSIEQSNIYPHRGFLNSNQVHRVYLDELGDIRQLPLWVALMVLTTVDSEQAPSEAKYLLERSACEEAETASSAIIELVTTIMVYKFEKLSRREVEAMLGITLKETRVYREIKEEGREEGVQRERSFILRLLTRRVGELPQDVRQRVETLSLEELENLGEALLDFSSMADLQSWLD, encoded by the coding sequence ATGCGCCGAGATTCCATATTTTATCAACTATTTCAACAATCTCCGACATTATTATTTGAACTGTTGACAAATCCGCCAGCAAATGCACAGGCATATCGCTTTGATTCTGTAGCTGTCAAAGAACCCAAGTTTGAAATTGACGGGGTATTTTTACCACCAGAAAATGAAAGTCCGGGTGTGGTGTATTTCTGTGAAGTGCAGTTTCAAAAAGACGAAAAACTCTATGAAAGAGTATTTGCCGAATCCTCATTATATTTCTATCGCAACAGTGACAGATTTAGCGATTGGCAAGCAGTGATAATTTATCCATCACGCAGTATTGAACAAAGTAATATTTATCCCCATCGTGGCTTTCTGAATAGTAACCAAGTGCATCGAGTGTATTTAGATGAATTGGGAGATATTCGTCAATTACCTCTATGGGTAGCATTGATGGTATTAACCACTGTAGATTCAGAACAAGCACCCTCTGAAGCTAAGTATTTACTTGAACGTTCCGCTTGCGAGGAAGCAGAAACCGCAAGTAGCGCCATAATTGAATTAGTTACCACAATCATGGTGTACAAGTTTGAAAAATTAAGCCGCAGGGAGGTTGAAGCGATGCTAGGAATCACACTCAAAGAAACGCGAGTTTACCGGGAAATTAAGGAAGAAGGTCGAGAAGAAGGAGTACAAAGAGAAAGATCCTTCATACTGCGACTCCTAACTCGACGAGTGGGAGAATTACCTCAAGATGTGCGCCAGCGTGTTGAAACTCTCTCTTTAGAAGAATTAGAAAATCTGGGCGAAGCCTTGCTTGATTTTAGCAGTATGGCTGATTTGCAGTCGTGGTTAGACTAG
- a CDS encoding photosystem I reaction center subunit II PsaD has protein sequence MAETLSGQTPLFGGSTGGLLTKAKEEEKYAITWTSPKEQVFEMPTGGSATMLKGENLLYIARKEYGIALGGQLRKFKITDYKIYRILPSGETTFIHPADGVFPEKVNAGREKVRHVPRSIGENPSPAKLKFSGKATHDV, from the coding sequence ATGGCAGAAACACTTTCTGGACAAACTCCGCTATTTGGTGGTAGCACTGGCGGTTTGCTGACCAAAGCAAAAGAAGAAGAAAAGTACGCTATCACTTGGACTAGCCCCAAAGAACAAGTTTTTGAAATGCCTACAGGTGGTTCTGCCACTATGCTCAAAGGCGAAAACCTGCTATACATAGCTCGTAAAGAATATGGTATCGCCTTGGGCGGTCAACTCCGGAAATTCAAAATCACAGATTACAAGATTTACCGGATTTTACCCTCTGGAGAAACCACTTTCATTCACCCGGCTGATGGTGTGTTCCCAGAAAAAGTGAACGCAGGACGCGAAAAAGTACGTCATGTACCTCGCAGCATTGGGGAAAACCCCAGTCCCGCAAAACTAAAGTTCAGTGGTAAAGCTACCCACGATGTTTAG
- a CDS encoding DUF2973 domain-containing protein: protein MLHLLYILAFTILAFLAVANLIRNLIMFSFDRERVYPGKYSSMDNQGYLSSRKQFIPHPELLDNAGNLIKEPLLVMRSVNVEDARQQLDALYESSPGQKIDRQEEA, encoded by the coding sequence ATGTTACACCTACTTTACATTCTGGCTTTTACAATTCTGGCTTTTCTAGCTGTTGCTAACTTAATCCGCAACTTGATTATGTTCAGTTTTGATCGAGAGCGGGTTTATCCAGGTAAATATTCATCAATGGATAATCAAGGCTATCTCTCTTCCAGAAAACAATTTATTCCCCATCCAGAATTATTAGACAACGCGGGTAACCTAATTAAAGAACCTCTGTTAGTAATGCGTTCAGTCAATGTTGAAGATGCGCGTCAACAGTTAGATGCTCTTTATGAATCTTCTCCAGGACAAAAAATCGACCGCCAAGAAGAGGCTTAA